A DNA window from Drosophila virilis strain 15010-1051.87 chromosome 4, Dvir_AGI_RSII-ME, whole genome shotgun sequence contains the following coding sequences:
- the Or33c gene encoding odorant receptor 33c has translation MLIDSTRAYRPIWFCFRVLAPTFFGARSRTVYVYLVLIHLLITLMFPLHLLLGLLLPATPAELFKNLTMSIICVGCSLKHIMQICQLPNMMEIKALLLQLDNCVQMGEEHHFYQNTLQSQVHRITRCIYISYAIVYVLFVPGVILALSAEPRELLYVSWLPFNWRRNGLSYGLAFGYQFLCVLAECMQGLTNDIFTPLTLCYVSGHIHLFAIRMSHLGFHQIPEIPTYQQLRSCFDDYRLLIRIYQLTKDTISPVQLIQVVFCGANLCIVVFYVIFFVRDTASLMYNAVFFTVICLQLFPSCYFASVVAEEAQRLPYAIFSSNWYEQSHQHRRNILIFIQMTLRLAKQPMMAGGLIELNLNTFFSTLKMAYSLFAVVARVKIN, from the exons ATGCTCATCGACAGTACACGCGCCTATCGTCCAATATGGTTTTGTTTTCGAGTGCTGGCACCGACATTCTTCGGTGCCAGGTCTCGTACGGTTTACGTCTATTTGGTGTTGATACATTTGCTAATTACATTAATGTTCCCATTGCATTTATTACTgggcctgctgctgccggccaCGCCAGCCGAGCTCTTCAAGAATCTAACAATGTCCATCATCTGTGTAGGGTGCAGCTTGAAGCATATCATGCAAATATGTCAGCTGCCAAACATGATGGAGATTAAAGCACTGCTTCTTCAACTGGATAACTGTGTCCAGATGGGTGAGGAGCATCACTTCTACCAAAATACGTTGCAGAGCCAAGTGCACCGTATAACCCGCTGTATTTATATAAGCTATGCCATTGTCTACGTGCTCTTCGTGCCTGGCGTAATTCTTGCACTGTCGGCTGAGCCTCGTGAGCTACTTTACGTGTCTTGGCTGCCCTTCAACTGGCGGCGCAATGGCCTGTCCTATGGCTTAGCGTTTGGCTACCAGTTTCTTTGCGTTCTGGCCGAATGCATGCAGGGCTTGACAAATGATATTTTTACGCCCCTAACATTGTGCTATGTGAGCGGTCATATACATCTCTTTGCCATACGTATGTCGCATCTGGGATTTCACCAGATCCCCGAAATTCCGACTTATCAACAATTACGTTCCTGTTTCGATGACTACAGGCTACTTATACG AATATACCAGCTAACTAAAGATACCATCAGCCCCGTACAGCTAATACAAGTGGTCTTCTGTGGTGCGAATCTATGCATTGTCGTATTCTATGTGATATTCTTTGTGCGGGACACAGCCTCGCTTATGTACAATGCGGTTTTTTTTACCGTCATCTGCTTACAACTTTTTCCCAGCTGCTACTTTGCCAGCGTTGTCGCTGAGGAGGCGCAACGATTGCCATATGCCATATTTTCAAGCAACTGGTACGAACAATCGCATCAGCATCGACGCAACATACTCATCTTTATCCAAATGACGTTAAGGCTGGCAAAGCAGCCTATGATGGCGGGTGGACTGATTGAACTCAATTTGAATACGTTTTTTTCCACGTTAAAAATGGCCTATTCGCTATTCGCGGTGGTAGCGCGAGTAAAGATTAATTAA